Proteins encoded together in one Eubalaena glacialis isolate mEubGla1 chromosome 7, mEubGla1.1.hap2.+ XY, whole genome shotgun sequence window:
- the SLC22A23 gene encoding solute carrier family 22 member 23 isoform X2 has protein sequence MAIDRRREAAGGVPGRLPPAAEENGALPPGDAAASAPLGGRAGPGGGGDIQPLPAPHAAGGPHPSLLLLDYDGSVLPFLGGLGGGYQKTLVLLTWIPALFIGFSQFSDSFLLDQPNFWCRGDGKGAEPAGVTATGRWGGGDLANWTSPPTTPFSTAAWGTAGPLGNGSGAEGGDAPPLPSPPDKGDNASNCDCHAWDYGIRTGLVQNVVSKVCLPGCEAGSGSPLRWPCLPTPRDTLGFRVGTQTPVPKHTRKGRLSLCKGWSFPPPPSSCHFIQAGVARRGQGLMCHQLALEDAPLKVCPLEPGPGLCPLLGQLSPGLPQRNSLCQNSPYSQVFFRAHLSHPALALETD, from the exons ATGGCGATAGACCGGCGGCGCGAGGCGGCGGGCGGCGTCCCTGGGCGGCTGCCGCCCGCGGCCGAGGAGAACGGCGCCCTGCCGCCCGGGGACGCGGCGGCCTCGGCGCCCCTCGGGGGACGCGCGggcccgggcggcggcggcgacatCCAGCCGCTGCCCGCCCCGCACGCCGCCGGCGGCCCGCACCCGAGCCTCCTGTTGCTGGACTACGACGGGTCGGTGCTGCCCTTCCTCGGGGGCCTGGGCGGCGGCTACCAGAAGACCCTTGTGCTGCTCACCTGGATCCCGGCGCTCTTCATCGGCTTCAGCCAGTTCTCGGACTCCTTCCTCTTGGACCAGCCCAACTTCTGGTGCCGCGGGGACGGCAAGGGCGCCGAGCCGGCGGGGGTCACGGCCACGGGCCGGTGGGGCGGCGGCGACCTGGCCAACTGGACCAGCCCCCCGACCACCCCCTTCTCCACCGCCGCCTGGGGGACGGCGGGCCCCCTCGGCAACGGCAGCGGCGCGGAAGGGGGCGACGCGCCGCCCCTGCCGTCCCCTCCGGACAAGGGGGACAACGCCTCCAACTGTGACTGCCACGCGTGGGACTACGGCATCCGCACAGGCCTGGTCCAAAACGTGGTCAGCAAG GTGTGTTTGCCCGGGTGTGAAGCCGGCTCCGGCAGCCCTCTGCGGTGGCCCTGCCTACCTACGCCAAGGGACACCTTAGGCTTCCGAGTTGGCACCCAAACTCCTGTCCCAAAGCACACACGAAAGGGGCGCCTCTCCCTCTGCAAAGGCTGgagcttccctcccccaccctcgaGCTGTCACTTCATTCAGGCAGGGGTGGCCCGCAGAGGGCAAGGCCTGATGTGTCACCAGCTGGCCCTGGAGGATGCCCCTCTCAAGGTCTGCCCGCTGGAGCCCGGCCCCGGGCTCTGCCCTTTGCTGGGCCAGCTGTCCCCAGGTCTCCCACAAAGAAATAGCCTCTGCCAGAATAGTCCCTATTCCCAGGTGTTCTTCCGGGCACACCTCAGCCATCCAGCGCTGGCTTTGGAAACAGACTAA